One Podarcis raffonei isolate rPodRaf1 chromosome 3, rPodRaf1.pri, whole genome shotgun sequence genomic region harbors:
- the TBCC gene encoding tubulin-specific chaperone C, whose translation MEAAPERNGVSLAAAGGIAPEVPERLQQREAERKEEAGRRRREKESLAVREEQSDYFAAAFARERAVAEALLEPERDAEAVSEAARRLQELQRLLTDSVRFLAPYEVRQAQAALGRLQDALAERRLQLQPKKRFAFKKGLRKEAQEAPPPPPVPSTQEGQPSRAEEEEEEPGCGFSRAEGLELEMGPAELLQRDVALSQLSRCRVRLRGNPNTLSVRGCRDCTVLCGPVSTSVMVDDCDGCVVALACQQLRTHLATRSSFYVQVTCRAMLEDCSEVRFAPYTWTYEGIDADFQTSRLDRSRDNWNQVDDFNWLARNEPSPNWSVIPENERITDWD comes from the coding sequence ATGGAGGCTGCTCCTGAGAGGAACGGGGTGTCTCTCGCCGCCGCCGGCGGCATCGCCCCCGAGGTCCCCGAGAGGCTCCAGCAGCGGGAAGCGGAGCGGAAGGAGGAGGCCGGCCGGCGGCGCCGCGAGAAAGAGTCTCTGGCGGTGCGGGAGGAGCAGAGCGACTACTTCGCCGCCGCCTTCGCTCGGGAGCGGGCGGTCGCCGAGGCCTTGCTGGAGCCGGAGCGGGACGCCGAGGCCGTGTCGGAGGCGGCGCGGCGGCTGCAGGAGCTGCAGCGGCTGCTGACGGACTCGGTGCGCTTCCTGGCCCCCTACGAGGTGCGCCAGGCGCAGGCGGCGCTGGGGAGGCTCCAGGACGCGCTGGCCGAGCGGCGCCTCCAGTTGCAGCCCAAGAAGCGCTTCGCCTTCAAGAAGGGCCTCAGGAAGGAGGCCCAGGAGGCGCCCCCGCCGCCGCCAGTGCCTTCGACGCAGGAGGGTCAGCCAAGccgggcggaggaggaggaggaggaacccggGTGCGGCTTCAGCCGGGCCGAAGGACTGGAGTTGGAAATGGGGCCGGCCGAGCTGCTGCAGCGGGACGTGGCGCTTTCGCAGCTGAGCCGCTGCCGGGTGCGGCTGCGGGGCAACCCCAACACGCTGTCGGTGCGCGGCTGCCGGGACTGCACGGTGCTCTGCGGGCCCGTGTCCACGTCGGTGATGGTGGACGACTGCGACGGCTGCGTCGTGGCCCTGGCCTGCCAGCAGCTCCGCACGCACCTGGCCACCCGGAGCAGCTTCTACGTGCAGGTGACCTGCCGGGCCATGCTGGAGGACTGCAGCGAGGTCCGCTTCGCGCCCTACACGTGGACTTACGAGGGCATCGACGCCGACTTCCAGACTTCCCGgcttgacaggagcagggacaacTGGAACCAGGTGGACgacttcaactggctggctaggAACGAGCCCTCACCGAACTGGAGCGTGATCCCCGAAAATGAGAGGATCACGGACTGGGATTGA
- the LOC128411590 gene encoding uncharacterized protein K02A2.6-like encodes MVTDHKPLLGLFAPKKQTPQVLSPRVLRWSFFLASYQYALIHRPGKAMGHVDALSRLPLPETGPDPAPAQEVMSLELLPERPIQAQEVAHHSKKDRVISRVLDWVWRGWPSSSPGPEFAGYTTRKHELSAHKGCLLWGSRVVVPQPLRKRVLTALHETHPGVVRMKALARSYVWWPGIDGEIEAWVKHCQACQESCPDPPRAPVQSWESARAPWSRLHVDFAGPFQGKTFFIVVDSYTKWLEVALVPSTSTSAAIRVLRRLFATHGLPDTLVSDNGIAFTSGEFQTFTAQNAIRHIRSAPFHPATNGQAERMVRTTKDTLRRMTQGDWEYRLATFLLAQHSTPSSTTGRSPAELLMGRRLAIRLDRLHPDRAQDEVVVVVNTFNSEFLRKYCNQVIENQTQQVVVHGRSS; translated from the exons atggtgactgaccacaagccgttgcttggcttgtttgcccccaaaaagcagaccccccaagtgctgtctcctcgcgtcctcaggtggtcatttttccttgccagctaccagtatgcactgattcaccgccctgggaaggcgatgggccatgtggacgccctcagcaggctaccactaccggaaacaggccctgacccagcacctgcacaagaggttatgagcctggagctgcttcccgagcgccccattcaggcacaagaagttgcacaccattccaagaaagatagggtcatctcccgggtcctggactgggtgtggaggggatggcccagcagcagccctgggccagaattcgccggctacacaacccgcaaacatgaactgtcggcccacaaggggtgcctgttatggggaagcagagtcgttgttccccagcccctccgcaaaagggtcctcacagccctacacgagacacacccaggggtagtaagaatgaaggcccttgccaggagttatgtgtggtggccggggatcgacggagagatagaggcctgggtcaaacactgccaggcctgccaagaatcctgcccagatcccccaagggccccagtccagtcctgggagtccgcccgagcaccatggtcacgcctgcatgtggacttcgctggcccctttcaggggaaaacattcttcatagtagtggactcctacaccaaatggctggaagtcgcactggtaccgtccacttctacgtccgcagccatccgggtactacgcaggctgtttgcaacccacgggctccctgacactctcgtctcagacaacgggattgcatttacgtcaggagaattccaaaccttcacagcgcagaatgccatccgccacatccgttcggcgccattccaccctgccaccaatggccaagcagaacgcatggtgcggaccaccaaggacacccttcgccgcatgacgcaaggggattgggagtaccgccttgccacattccttctagcacagcacagcacccccagctcaacgactggccggagccctgctgaactactaatgggccggcgccttgcaatcagattggaccgccttcaccccgatagagctcaggatgaggtagtggt TGTAGTTAACACATTCAACAGTGAATTCTTAAGGAAGTACTGTAATCAAGTTATAGAAAATCAAACACAGCAGGTGGTGGTGCATGGTCGTTCTTCTTAG